A window of Duncaniella dubosii genomic DNA:
GTGTCGAGCCATGTCTCTCTCAGTGATTTTATCGACGCTCCGGCTTCATGTATTCTCTCGATGATTGAGAGCAATTCCTTGACGGAACGCCCCAGCCGGGTAAGTTCCGTTATTATCACGGTGTCTCCGGAACGGAGTGAGTCCATCATCCTGTCAAGTTGCGGACGCTCATTTTTTACTCCGGAGATCTTCTCACTGTATATCCGCTCACATCCGTTCTGAGTGAGCAGATCTGTCTGCCCCTCGAGGTTCTGCCCGGTGGTCGATACTCTTGCGTAGCCTATAATCATATTTTTTAGTTGCAAAGGTAATTAAAAATATTCACAATCTTATTTGTGTGTTCATTAAGTAAGAAATTAACGAAGATAATGAACGCTCAAATGAATATTTTTATTAACTTTGCATTGAAATGGAAACAAGATATCAAAATATAATAGGGCGGCAAGAAGAATTGAGGATTCTTCTTGATGCTGTAAATTCAAGAGAATCAGAATTTGTTGCCATATATGGGCGCCGTAGGGTTGGGAAAACATATCTGGTAAACAAGGCTTTCAAAGGACAATTCGCTTTTCAGTACACTGGGTTGGAAAATAAAAATAATAAAGAACAACTAGAAGCCTTTCATATGGCCCTGATAAATCAAGGTTTGCGGAAGTGTCCTAAACCTAAAAATTGGATAGAAGCTTTTTATCAATTACAACATCTTCTTGAATCTGTTAAGACTGACTCTTTGGTCAATAGGAAGAAGGTGGTAT
This region includes:
- a CDS encoding recombinase family protein translates to MIIGYARVSTTGQNLEGQTDLLTQNGCERIYSEKISGVKNERPQLDRMMDSLRSGDTVIITELTRLGRSVKELLSIIERIHEAGASIKSLRETWLDTTTPQGNLLLTIFAGLSQFERDLTRQRTRQGLEAARARGRKGGRPKSDESKVSTALKMYDSKLHSIDEITKATGISRATLYRAIDKRKKTT